The Candidatus Omnitrophota bacterium region TAAGCCCGTGTTCCGATCGAACTTTCTTTTTCCCGACATTCATAAGTATAAAACTACCCGTACCGTACGTGTTCTTAACACTGCCGGGAGAGAAACACGCCTGGCCAAAAAGGGCCGCCTGCTGGTCCCCCGCTATCCCGGACACAGGTATCCCGGCAGGCAAACGACCTCTCTTGACCGTATAACCGAACACCCCTGAGGACGTTCTTACCTCTGGAAGGATGCTCCTGGGTATATTCAGCTTTTTCAGTATCCCGCCGTCCCACGCCTTTTTATTTATATTAAAAAGCATCGTCCTGGAAGCATTGGTGAAATCTGTAGCGTGTACCTTGCCTCCGGTCAGGTTCCAAAGCACCCACGTATCCGTTGTCCCGAAACGTATCTTACCGAGCCTTGCCTTTTCCCTGGCGCCCTTGACGTTCCTGAGTATCCATTCTATCTTCGTCGCCGAAAAATACGCGTCGACCGGAAGTCCCGTTCTTTCCCGGAAAAACGCCGCTCCGATACTCTTTCTTATGTGGTCGCACCTTTCCGCGGTCCGCCGGCATTGCCACACTATAGCCCTATGAACAGGCTTTGAGGTCTGGGCATCCCACAGAACAGTGGTCTCCCTTTGATTTGTTATCCCTATAGCGGTTATCGATCCCGGTGGTACTTTCAGCAGCACATCCTGTATGGAGCCATCTACACTTGCCCATATCTCACGCGGGTCATGTTCCACCCAGCCGGGTTTCGGGAAATATTGTTTGAATTCACGATAAGAGCTCGCGACCACCCTGCCTTTCCTGTCATATATGATGGCGCGGCTCCCCGTGGTCCCCTGGTCTATCGCGAGTATATACTTCATCCCCTCTCCATTCCGTCCGATCGCGTTACGCTCCGCATCCATTCCCGTATATCCCTAAAGACCTGTTCCCTGCCGTTATCGATGGATAAGGAGTGATACATGCCGGGATATGCCAAAAGTGTCTTTTTCCCGCTTTTCACCCGTTTGAAGACCTCTCCGATCACCTTCGTATCCACCAGCTTATCCTGCCCCGCGGAAAGGAACATGACCGGTAGTTCCAGGGATCCGGCCTCACGCACGCATTTAATCTGTGCCTTCAATAGCTCGAAACACAAACGCGCGGAAGCATGCCTGGTTTCCAG contains the following coding sequences:
- the glpK gene encoding glycerol kinase GlpK; amino-acid sequence: MKYILAIDQGTTGSRAIIYDRKGRVVASSYREFKQYFPKPGWVEHDPREIWASVDGSIQDVLLKVPPGSITAIGITNQRETTVLWDAQTSKPVHRAIVWQCRRTAERCDHIRKSIGAAFFRERTGLPVDAYFSATKIEWILRNVKGAREKARLGKIRFGTTDTWVLWNLTGGKVHATDFTNASRTMLFNINKKAWDGGILKKLNIPRSILPEVRTSSGVFGYTVKRGRLPAGIPVSGIAGDQQAALFGQACFSPGSVKNTYGTGSFILMNVGKKKVRSEHGLILTLGCGRRGEPVYVLEGAVFVAGAAIQWLRDGLRIIRNARETEKMAAGLKDNYGVYFVPALVGLGAPYWDQDARGAIYGITRGTTGAHIARAAIEAICYQTRDVLDAMRKDSGIKIKELKVDGGAAANSFLCQFQADITGTKVVRPRIIETTSAGAAYLAGLAVGYWKNADEIRKFWREDRVFTPAMGKAKAGTLYKEWKGAVGRTLTK